Proteins from a single region of Phycisphaerae bacterium:
- a CDS encoding glycosyltransferase, giving the protein MNEASSLGVFLVTTHLVVCALLAIYGVHRYQLVYLYYKHRRNAPRKASGFQVKPYVTIQLPMFNERFVARRVIEATCAIRYPREKLEIQVLDDSTDDTVDIARETVERMRAQGHDVVLLHRENRQGYKAGALEEGLKVAKGEFIIIFDADFVPPADILEEMIDYFADPKVGMVQARWEHINRDSSLLTKAQAVLLDGHFVIEHTARNRSGRFMSFNGTAGGWRKSCIVDAGGWQHDTLTEDLDLSYRAQMKGWEFVYLPHVTSPAELPPEVNAFKSQQHRWAKGGAQTCRKLLPVILRSRLPWRIKLEAFFHLTSCVSYFLIMMLTLLLFPALYFKNALFEDSPWMRFAMDMSLVLLATFSASSFYVASQREIFRSWGESLKYLPFLMAVGVGISVNNARAAIEGFFGGQSEFVRTPKFGVATATDERWKRSAGTNKLDAKRIQMWVEATMAIYMMVCVAYTIYMKMWVGLFFMCLFMVGFAYVAGLTVMSRYQSAKAAAEPDDDPRDAQIVRL; this is encoded by the coding sequence ATGAACGAGGCCAGTTCACTCGGCGTGTTCCTGGTGACGACGCATCTTGTCGTCTGCGCGTTGCTCGCCATCTATGGCGTTCATCGCTACCAGCTTGTCTACCTTTATTACAAGCACCGTCGAAACGCCCCCAGGAAAGCTTCCGGCTTCCAAGTGAAGCCGTATGTGACCATCCAGTTGCCGATGTTCAACGAGCGGTTTGTGGCGCGACGGGTGATTGAGGCCACCTGTGCGATTCGATACCCGCGCGAGAAACTGGAGATACAGGTTCTCGACGATTCAACGGATGACACGGTTGATATCGCCCGGGAGACGGTCGAGCGGATGCGAGCGCAGGGTCACGACGTCGTATTGCTGCATCGCGAGAACCGGCAGGGCTACAAGGCGGGCGCGCTGGAGGAGGGGCTGAAGGTTGCCAAGGGCGAGTTCATCATCATCTTCGATGCGGACTTTGTTCCGCCGGCTGACATACTGGAGGAGATGATCGACTACTTCGCGGATCCGAAGGTGGGCATGGTCCAGGCCCGGTGGGAGCACATCAATCGCGACTCATCGCTGCTGACCAAGGCGCAGGCCGTCCTGCTGGATGGGCACTTCGTGATTGAACATACGGCTCGAAATCGTTCCGGCCGATTCATGAGCTTCAACGGGACCGCGGGGGGCTGGCGCAAATCCTGCATCGTCGATGCGGGCGGCTGGCAGCATGACACGCTGACAGAGGACCTTGATCTGTCGTATCGCGCGCAGATGAAAGGCTGGGAATTCGTCTATCTTCCGCATGTGACCAGTCCGGCCGAACTTCCGCCTGAAGTGAACGCGTTCAAGAGCCAGCAGCACCGCTGGGCCAAAGGCGGGGCGCAGACCTGTCGAAAACTGCTGCCTGTGATTCTGCGGTCGCGACTTCCGTGGCGCATCAAGCTGGAGGCATTCTTTCATCTTACGAGCTGCGTAAGCTACTTCCTGATCATGATGTTGACGCTCCTGCTGTTCCCCGCGCTGTACTTCAAGAATGCGTTGTTTGAGGACAGCCCGTGGATGCGGTTTGCGATGGATATGTCCCTGGTGTTGCTCGCAACCTTCTCTGCAAGCAGCTTTTATGTTGCGTCGCAGCGAGAGATCTTTCGATCGTGGGGCGAGAGCTTGAAGTATCTGCCTTTTCTCATGGCAGTGGGCGTGGGAATTTCGGTAAATAATGCGCGGGCGGCAATCGAAGGCTTCTTCGGCGGGCAGTCGGAGTTCGTGCGGACGCCAAAATTCGGCGTCGCCACAGCGACGGACGAGCGGTGGAAGCGATCAGCCGGCACAAATAAGCTTGACGCGAAGCGGATTCAGATGTGGGTTGAGGCGACGATGGCAATCTACATGATGGTTTGCGTCGCGTACACGATCTACATGAAGATGTGGGTCGGACTGTTTTTCATGTGCTTGTTCATGGTCGGTTTCGCGTATGTCGCGGGCCTGACGGTCATGAGCCGCTATCAGTCAGCCAAAGCGGCCGCTGAGCCGGACGATGATCCGCGTGATGCGCAGATTGTGCGCTTGTAG